From the genome of Pseudanabaena sp. FACHB-2040:
CGCCATTTTAGAAGCGGCTTACAACGACAGCCAGGGCATTACTGCTGACTTCAACCTCAACATGCTGCACCACTTGAACTGGCGCTTTCAGGGTGATTTTCAGCCCGACCAATTTAAGCACCAGGCCTTTTACAACCCCACCCATCACCAGATTGAAATCTACATCGAGAGCTTAGTCCCTCAGACAGTTAGGCTGCAGGCCCTCGACCTAACAGTGCAGTTTGCCGCTGGAGAGGCCCTCTTGAGCGAGATCTCCCGTAAGTTTGATCTAAACCAGATGACTGAAACTCTAAAAGCCTACGAGTTCGATGTGGTCAGAACCTTTACAGACCCACAGGCTTGGTTTGGTCTGTTGCTCTGCGTCAAGCGATAAATTCCCTGCTGAGTGATTCCATCTCCCTTGGAAATACTAGAACCAGACTTCTCATAAAGGGTCCTGCAAAAGTTGGGAAAGCAACTTAAAAGTTCACCGAAATCCGTCTAAATAGGGAGGCTAAATTCTAATCTAGTCTTTCTGTTAAACAGCAATCCCAAGCCTCAGCTTCTTTTGCAAAGGAATGTTGCTAAAGAGGGGTCAAAGTTCAAGTATTTCTAAGCTTAATAGGCACTATGGGGGAATTAAATCTAAGATGGAATCAAAGAGCCCTGATACGGGAAGGACACTTATGGATAGGACTCTGTTACCCCTATTGCTTCTGAGCCTAGTGCTGATTGGTATGGTTGCTCCTTATGCAGTCTTGACCTTTCTGGGCATTGTTGGCCTGTCTGTGGCCACAATTTGGGTGTTTTGGGCCTTCCTTCAGGGTTTTGGACGCAGTCAGCCAGAAGCTCAGCCCCAGCGCATTTGGGACTAGGTTTAGCCGAGCTATCCGTATTTGCTTTGACAGCTGCGCCTGGCAGTTCTAATTTATTTTTCACCTATTTTTGAATCGAACAGAAAAGCCAGAACGCTACTAATAGGGTTTCGGCTTTTCTTATTGATGTCAAACTTAATTAGCTGCTAAGTAAGTGGCCTTAAGTTTCCGTAGAATGCCTTGGCATAACGCGTAAAAGTCTTGCGAGTGATGCGTTACAGCTGCGCCTAAGACACCCTACAGCATTGTTTATTGGTGCTGCCTACTTAAGCAACGCCATTTTGCTCGAACCAGCTGAGGAGTTGCTGCCAGGCTTCCTGAGCGGTTTCTTCGCGGTAGCTGGGCCGGTAGTCGGCATAGAAACCATGGGGCGCGTCTGGGTAGACGATGATTTCAGAAGCGCTGTCTTCGCCTAGAGCCTCATGCATACGCTCTACGGTACTGAGTGGAATACCATCATCTGCGCCGCCGTAGAGACCCAGCACTGGGGTCTCTATCAGGCTCGCGACCTCTATCGGGTACTGGGGCTGAAGCGGCGTGGTGTCGCCTACTAGGCGACCGTACCAGGCAACTCCGGCCTTGAGCTGTGGGCTGTGGGCCGCATAGAGCCAAACAACTCGCCCGCCCCAGCAAAACCCGGTGATGCCCAAGCGCTCGGTATCGCCCCCTTGACCGCTAGCCCAGAGCACGGTCGCGTCTAGGTCAGAGAGCACCTGGGTATCGGGCACCTTGGAAACAACTTCTTGAATGATGGTTTGGATGTCTTCAATTTGAGACACGTCTCCTTGGCGGGCAAACATTTCAGGGGCAATTGCCATGTAGCCCTGGCGCGCAAATCGGCGGCAGATATCCTGAATGTGCTCATGAACGCCGAAGATTTCTTGAACCACCAGAACGACTGGAAAAGGCCCGGTGCCTGCTGGCATGGCCCGATAGGCTGGAATCAGCCCGTCTGCCACCGGAATTTCTACAGGACCTGCAACTAGCCCGTCACTGCTGGTGGAGATGGTGGCGGCGGCAATGGGCAGCGTCGCCGCTGCAAATCCGGCTCCAAGGGTAGCGATTAAAAAGCTTCGCCGCTTCAATCGGCTTAAGGGCTGGAAAAAACCTTCAGACATGGAGTGTAGACAGTGAGTAACGACAGGCAGCCAAACAGAGCCATAGTCTCATTTTGTGAGGATATGGGCTTCATCCTTGCGAAGGATTTGAAGGAGGCTGGGTGCTCGGACTTCTGTTTGAAAGCCTAGAAAGGAAAGGGTTTGTAGGGAATCCACTGAGCCCACAGCTTGGCTAACACGCCTTCTACGATGAGCGTGTTAAGGGTGTGATTGAGGGCTTCTAGCAGTTCTCGATTGCCGGGCAGCACACCAATACCAAAGGGATGGTGGGTGGAAATTTGAAAGGCCACGCGCAGGGTGGGGTCGTCGGCTTCGGCTGCTAACAGCACTAGAGCATCGTCTACTAGGGCATCGATTTTGCCTTCTCGTAGCGCATGCAGCATTTCTGGCAGCACCTGGTCACTGCCTGGAAAGGGAATCAGCTCCAGTTCTGGAAACTGATCGGCTAGGGCGACATTGGTGCTGTCTGCTAATCCGCCTAGGCGCTTGCCTTTGAGATCGCTGGCCTCTTGAATGGGGCTATCTTCTCGCACCAAGACCGCTTCATCGAAGCGCCCGTAGGGCCGGGTGAAGTCGGCCCAGGCCCGACGTTCTTGGGTGATGGCCTGGTTAAACCAAACGACGTCATACTCCCCGCTGCTGAGGGCTGAGTAGAAATCTTGCATGGGCAGGTTAAACCACAGCGGTTCTAGGCCCAGCATTTCACAAACGGCTCTCGCGACAGCGGGCTCGTACCCTAGCCGCTGCCCTTCCTGGAGGTAGCTCATGGGCCGGGCATCGAAATCGCTGGCGATAATTGAGAGCTGACCGGGGCGAACAGTCGTGAAGTCCATAGTCAGTTGACCCATCCTGAGAGGCTCTGAAGAAAGACGCGAGGGGGCTGGGAACCGGGTTTAAGGCCGTGATGCCGTAGCAGGGACAATTACCCTAATAAAACAGCATTGTTGGCCTGGTTACCCGTCAATTTTACAGAGATGTCACCAAACCTTCGTTTTTGCTTGAAGGTGAGTTTCGCTAGAGGCATAAGGAGAGTAAAGGCTAGCACTCTCTGATGGGCAACAGAAGTGATCGCATACTACCGCAAGCCGTAGTGAAACACACAATTTCCGGTCTCTAGGCTTGTTATAACAGGCTGGCGGGATTGTTGAGGGAGCCATGTATGGGACGGCAGCTTAAGATTACCGCTGAGCAGATTGCTCAGTTCCAGCAAGACGGTTATTTGGTAATCGATCATCTGGTTAGGCCTGATCTGGTCGAACGGCTGCGCGATCGCATTGAACCTCTGTTTTACGGCCAGTTTGAAACCGGCATTTACCCCGATGAGTGGTACTGGCGACCTGGTCTCAGCCTGCCCGATGTAACCCGCGAGATCTGTAATGGCTGGAAGTGCGATCGCACCCTCGCCAGCGTGGCCCTATCCTCCACCATTGGTTACATTACCGCTACCCTCTCTGGCTGGCCCGGGGCTCGCATTGGCCAAGACAGTGTCTGGTGGAAGCCCCCTGGCGGCAAAGCTGTAGCCCTGCATCAAGATGGCACCTACATCAACTACATCGAGCCGCCGGAGATGGCCACCTGCTGGATCGCCCTGGAAGACGTAACGGCTGATATCGGGACGATTGAGTATGCAGTTGGTTCTCATACTTGGCCGCTGTTTACTCATGAAATCGGTGAGTTTCATGCGCCCGAGCGCGACTACCAGGCGGCCATGAAATCGGCAGCGGCGGCGGCAGGCGTTGCTCAGCCCAAAGTGGTCAAGATTGAAATGCCTGCGGGCAGCTGCGTAGTCCACCACGGCAACACCTGGCACGGCTCTGGCCCCAACCTGACCTCCGATCGGCCCCGCCGCAGCCTAGGCGTCCACACCCTCAGTTCAGCAGCAAGCTTCCGGCCTGATGTCCCGGCAGGCTACATCTATGGCCGCTACAAACGGGTTGGAGACACCACGATGGATGAGTCTTTCTTTCCCATTCTGTGGACCCAGAACGGCTACCGCACCCCGTTTTTACAGGAATACTGCGGTGACGCCTTAGCTCTAGAAGCTCTGCCGCAGACGGTCGCAGTTTAATTAACGACTTGCGCTCCGTGACTGCGCGGGTCACTGCTGCCTCCGGTGCGGGCCACAGGCTCTTTCATCGTAGAACTGCGGCTAAAGGTCTGCTGATGGGGCAGTGGGGCGTGAGCCATCAGGGCATCGAGGTTTTCGGCCATGATGAGCCGGGGCTGCTCGCCAATGGCGGTTGAGAGGGGTTCTCCAGCCTCATCTAGGTAGACAAAATGGGGAATGCCGTCTACCCGGTAGCGCAGCATTTCGGGCAGCCACTTGTTGTTGTCTACGTTGAGCATGACAAAATTGACCCGATCGCCATACTCGCTCTTAAGACTAGCCATGTCCCCGGCCATTGCCTGACAGGTGGTGCACCAATTGGCGTAGAACTCTAAAAACGTAGGCCTGCCATTGGTAAGCGCCGTTTCCAGCGGTACTGCTTCCTCAGCCATTGCCGAGAGAGAAGCAGTCGGAGTCTGCGTTTGTATCCCCAGGAAAATGGCGACGGTCAGTGCGATCGCAGCCAGGGCAACGACCAGATTTCGTACCTGTTGGCCTGTCGATCTGGCGGCGGTTGGGGGAACAGCAGATGAGGTTGGTAGCGGATTCTCAGGCATAGCGTGACAATGGAAGTCAGATGAGGACTGAAGCGGTCAACAGAAGAGGTTTTGTCGGTTGTCTGCTTCTAGTCTAACGGAACCTATTTCCGGATGCGGCCATGAAAAAACGGGTCAAGCTGACCTTTCCCAAGCGCTCAGTTCACATGCCGATCACCTATCGGCTGGCTAAGGACTTCAACGTAGCTGCCAATATCATTCGTGCTCAGGTAGCTCCCAACCAGGTCGGCAAGCTAGTGGTGGAACTGTCGGGAGATATCGACCAGCTCAATGATGCGATTGACTGGCTAGAGATTCAGGGCATTAAAGTCTCTCTGGCTAGCCGAGAGATTTTGATCGATGAAGATGTCTGTGTTCACTGCGGCCTGTGCACTGGAGTGTGCCCGACAACAGCGCTCAGTCTTGACCCGCAAACGTTTCAGCTCACCTTTAATCGCTCCCGCTGCATTTTGTGTGAGCAGTGCATTCCCACCTGTCCGGTGCAGGCGATCTCGACTAATCTGTAGGGAGTCAAGCAGGGAAGTCTAATCAGGTGAACCCACGGCCGGAGCCACAGGTAATGCGTAGTCCCTGGATATCCTGGATTCTCTTGATGCTGGTCTACCTCACCTTTGGCCGGTTTCTCCAGTCTGCCGCACTGCTCCACGCGCTCTATCCCTGGATCATGAGTGGGGCATTTGCGATCGCACAGGCCGCCATCCTCACCCTGCTCTGGAAACCTGCACAAAAAATTCTGCTGCTGGGCTTTCAGTCCGATCTGGGGCACATCATCATGGTGCTGCTGCTAGCCTCGCTAGCGGTCGCGGCGGTCGTCCAGTTCCAGGTGTTTTCCTACCTAGCTGTGCTGGTAGCAGCTTCTCTACTGGCCCGGGTTGAAACGCTGCTAACCGGCATGGGCAACACACCAGCCTTTCTCGTTCTGTCCTTTTTTCCGCTGCTGGGGTTGGCTTTGAGTTGGATGGTGATCTACCTGTCTGGTATGGTTGCTCCCGCAGCAGGGCTGTAAACCCAAGACAATCCGAAAACCGGCACAGCTTCAGACCCGGCTTTGTAAATCTACGGGATGCTAAGGATACAAGCGTTTAACTGTTTTTTTTCCTGCGCCCCTGCGGTGCAGGAATTTTTTTTGTAGCTAGGAAATTTGCTCAATTCCTCACTGCAGGGCGGCAGACTTAGCATCACAATGGCGAGCTACCCAGTCTTGCAAGATTGGGTTGACCAGTTCGGGAGCCTCATCTTGGGGGCAGTGACCGATGCCCTCCAGCACGATAAAATCTTCAACGGCTGGAAACTCCGCCAGAGCTCGACCCAGCTCAACCGGCTCCCAAGGATCGTCTGCCCCCCAAAGAATCAGCACTGGGCAGGTGATGGCGGGCAGCAGATCTTCGGCCAAAGGCCCCTGAGAGTAGCGAACAAAGGCCAAAAACACGTCTGCTGCCCCAGTCTGTAGAGCAGGCTCTAGCAGGTGATTGACTAGTTCTTCGGTAACCGCTTCGGCCCGCCGATAAGCCTGTCCCAGCAGCTTACGAATCACTTGGGGACGGGCAATGCGAGAGAAGAAAAAGCGACCAAAGGGCCGATAGCCCAGCAATTGCTGCAGCAGCGGCGCGGTGGAACGGCGATACCAGGGCAGCGCCATCCGCTTGCGGTCGTGGAGCAGCCGCAGCGAACAGTCGAGCATGGCAATTCCCTGCACCCACTCCGGAGCCATAACCGTCGCCTGCAGCGCCACAATACAGCCGATGGAGTTACCCACTAAAAAGACGGGCTCTCCCACCACTTCTCGGCAAAAGGCAATAATTTGCTCACCCCAAGTTTCAAAGGTGTAGGCAATAGGGTCATTGGGGGCTGGCTTGGCAGAGAGGCCAAAGCCAATGAGATCAAGGGCGTAGACCCGGTTGGTCTGGGCCAGTACCGGCAGATTTCTGAGCCAGTGATTGCTAGAAGCGCCAAAGCCGTGGATGCAGAGGATCGGCGCTCCCGTTTGGCCTGCCTGCTGGTAGCGAATGGGAAAACCCTGCCAGCTCCAGGTCTGTAGGGGAAGAATCGGTGAGGTGGCCGATGTTGTACCAGTCATTGAGGTGAAAGGGGTGATATGGGTAGCTGATACCTGTAAGCATAAAGTAACCCAGCTATCCTCGCAGGCAAGGAGATGTAGCCTGCCTGTAGCGTGGCTTAAACCGAGCACAACCTGGAAGTTCATGAGTTGAGGAGACCGAGCGCGCCTGAACGACCTCTCTAATTACGGCCAAATTCGAGGCGGCGCAAGCCCCTAGCAAATTTAGATTTGGCCCTGGACTCGCCTAGCCTGAGGCTCAAGTGCAGGGCTCAGATCCGCTCTTTGCTAGAGCAGGCTCAATAACAGCCGGGCTGTCCTGTCAAAAGCAGCCTGCGGATCCTACAATTTAAGGAGGCTCGGCAGGTTCTAGGCGTAAGGTTTTACTTTTTTAGCGAATGGTTGATTCAGCAGTTACAGTTTCGTCCGAAGACATTAGCAAAGCGGTGGAGCAGCGGCGCAACTTCGCCATCATCTCCCACCCAGACGCTGGTAAGACGACCTTGACCGAGAAGCTGCTGCTGTACGGTGGGGCCATTCACGAAGCGGGCGCGGTCAAAGCTCGCCGAGCTCAGCGCCACGCCACTTCCGACTGGATGGAGCTAGAGCAGCAGCGGGGTATCTCTATTACCTCAACGGTGCTGCAGTTTGAGTACGACGGCTATACCATTAACCTGCTCGATACCCCCGGCCACCAAGACTTTAGTGAAGATACCTACCGCACCTTGGCCGCCGCAGACAATGCGGTCATGCTAGAAGATGCGGCCAAAGGCCTAGAACCGCAAACGCGCAAGCTGTTTGAAGTTTGCCGCATGCGATCGATGCCCATCTTCACCTTCTTCAACAAGATGGATCGTCCGGCTCGCGAGCCTTTGGAGCTGCTAGACGAGATTGAAAAAGAGCTGGGGCTGCAGACCTACGCTGTAAACTGGCCGATTGGCATGGGCGATCGCTTCAAAGGCGTTTTTGATCGCCGCACCCGCAAGATTCACCTGTTTGAGCGGATGGCCCACGGCAGCCGTGAAGCCAAAACGACCATCGTAGACCTAGGCGACCCTCGGATTGAGGAGTTGCTAGAGCAAGACCTTTACTACCAGTTCAAAGAAGAAATCGAAGTCATCGAAGAAATTGGGCCTGAGCTCGATCTAGAACTGGTGCATGCGGGGATGATGACGCCGGTTTTCTTCGGCAGCGCCATGACCAACTTTGGCGTAGAGCTTTTTCTAG
Proteins encoded in this window:
- a CDS encoding alpha/beta fold hydrolase; translation: MTGTTSATSPILPLQTWSWQGFPIRYQQAGQTGAPILCIHGFGASSNHWLRNLPVLAQTNRVYALDLIGFGLSAKPAPNDPIAYTFETWGEQIIAFCREVVGEPVFLVGNSIGCIVALQATVMAPEWVQGIAMLDCSLRLLHDRKRMALPWYRRSTAPLLQQLLGYRPFGRFFFSRIARPQVIRKLLGQAYRRAEAVTEELVNHLLEPALQTGAADVFLAFVRYSQGPLAEDLLPAITCPVLILWGADDPWEPVELGRALAEFPAVEDFIVLEGIGHCPQDEAPELVNPILQDWVARHCDAKSAALQ
- a CDS encoding dienelactone hydrolase family protein — encoded protein: MSEGFFQPLSRLKRRSFLIATLGAGFAAATLPIAAATISTSSDGLVAGPVEIPVADGLIPAYRAMPAGTGPFPVVLVVQEIFGVHEHIQDICRRFARQGYMAIAPEMFARQGDVSQIEDIQTIIQEVVSKVPDTQVLSDLDATVLWASGQGGDTERLGITGFCWGGRVVWLYAAHSPQLKAGVAWYGRLVGDTTPLQPQYPIEVASLIETPVLGLYGGADDGIPLSTVERMHEALGEDSASEIIVYPDAPHGFYADYRPSYREETAQEAWQQLLSWFEQNGVA
- a CDS encoding NIL domain-containing protein, whose translation is MKKRVKLTFPKRSVHMPITYRLAKDFNVAANIIRAQVAPNQVGKLVVELSGDIDQLNDAIDWLEIQGIKVSLASREILIDEDVCVHCGLCTGVCPTTALSLDPQTFQLTFNRSRCILCEQCIPTCPVQAISTNL
- a CDS encoding thioredoxin family protein, whose translation is MPENPLPTSSAVPPTAARSTGQQVRNLVVALAAIALTVAIFLGIQTQTPTASLSAMAEEAVPLETALTNGRPTFLEFYANWCTTCQAMAGDMASLKSEYGDRVNFVMLNVDNNKWLPEMLRYRVDGIPHFVYLDEAGEPLSTAIGEQPRLIMAENLDALMAHAPLPHQQTFSRSSTMKEPVARTGGSSDPRSHGAQVVN
- a CDS encoding transporter substrate-binding domain-containing protein, with product MGQLTMDFTTVRPGQLSIIASDFDARPMSYLQEGQRLGYEPAVARAVCEMLGLEPLWFNLPMQDFYSALSSGEYDVVWFNQAITQERRAWADFTRPYGRFDEAVLVREDSPIQEASDLKGKRLGGLADSTNVALADQFPELELIPFPGSDQVLPEMLHALREGKIDALVDDALVLLAAEADDPTLRVAFQISTHHPFGIGVLPGNRELLEALNHTLNTLIVEGVLAKLWAQWIPYKPFPF
- a CDS encoding phytanoyl-CoA dioxygenase family protein — translated: MGRQLKITAEQIAQFQQDGYLVIDHLVRPDLVERLRDRIEPLFYGQFETGIYPDEWYWRPGLSLPDVTREICNGWKCDRTLASVALSSTIGYITATLSGWPGARIGQDSVWWKPPGGKAVALHQDGTYINYIEPPEMATCWIALEDVTADIGTIEYAVGSHTWPLFTHEIGEFHAPERDYQAAMKSAAAAAGVAQPKVVKIEMPAGSCVVHHGNTWHGSGPNLTSDRPRRSLGVHTLSSAASFRPDVPAGYIYGRYKRVGDTTMDESFFPILWTQNGYRTPFLQEYCGDALALEALPQTVAV
- the prfC gene encoding peptide chain release factor 3; amino-acid sequence: MVDSAVTVSSEDISKAVEQRRNFAIISHPDAGKTTLTEKLLLYGGAIHEAGAVKARRAQRHATSDWMELEQQRGISITSTVLQFEYDGYTINLLDTPGHQDFSEDTYRTLAAADNAVMLEDAAKGLEPQTRKLFEVCRMRSMPIFTFFNKMDRPAREPLELLDEIEKELGLQTYAVNWPIGMGDRFKGVFDRRTRKIHLFERMAHGSREAKTTIVDLGDPRIEELLEQDLYYQFKEEIEVIEEIGPELDLELVHAGMMTPVFFGSAMTNFGVELFLEAFLDYALKPAGHTSSIGEIPPTKEDFTGFVFKLQANMDPKHRDRIAFVRVCSGKFEKDMVVNHARLGKAVRLSHPQKLFGQGRESLSEAYPGDVIGLNNPGVFAIGDTVYQGQRLEYEGIPCFSPELFAYLRNPNPSKYKQFQKGVLELREEGAVQIMFSTDESKRDPIVAAVGQLQFEVVQFRLQNEYNVETRLEALPFSVARWVDGGWEALGKVDRLFNTATVKDSWGRPVLLFRNEWNCQQIGMDHPELKLSKTAPVVSGKQPEDL